The following are encoded together in the Carassius auratus strain Wakin chromosome 34, ASM336829v1, whole genome shotgun sequence genome:
- the LOC113052973 gene encoding gap junction gamma-1 protein-like, protein MSWSFLTRLLDEISNHSTFVGKIWLTLFIIFRIVLTVVGGESIYYDEQSKFVCNTQQPGCENVCYDAFAPLSHVRFWVFQIIMITTPTIMYLGFAMHKIARMNDEEYKPTNRKRMPMINRGANRDYEEAEDNGEEDPMMTEEILPEKEKAPEKPAPKHDGRRRIKRNGLMKMYILQLLSRVVFEIGFLFGQYILYGFEVAPSYVCTRSPCPHTVDCFVSRPTEKTIFLLIMYAVSCLCLSLTVLEILHLGLSGIRDAFRRRSRRHSVARPRGATCRQVPTAPPGYHTALKKDKLSMGLKPGYNLDSGRESFGDESSARDFDRLRKHLKLAQQHLDMAYQNGEGSPLRSSSPESNGTAVEQNRLNFAQEKQGSTCEKGISA, encoded by the exons ATGAGCTGGAGCTTTCTTACGCGGCTGTTGGATGAAATCTCCAACCACTCCACCTTTGTGGGCAAGATCTGGCTCACGTTATTCATCATCTTCCGCATTGTGTTGACCGTTGTGGGGGGAGAATCGATATACTACGATGAACAGAGCAAGTTTGTGTGTAACACCCAGCAACCTGGATGCGAGAATGTCTGCTATGATGCGTTTGCACCACTCTCTCATGTAAGGTTTTGGGTTTTTCAGATCATTATGATCACAACCCCCACAATTATGTACCTGGGCTTTGCTATGCATAAGATCGCTCGCATGAATGATGAGGAGTATAAGCCAACAAACAGGAAACGCATGCCCATGATCAACCGTGGAGCCAACCGGGACTATGAGGAGGCTGAGGACAACGGTGAGGAAGATCCCATGATGACTGAGGAGATCCTGCCAGAGAAAGAGAAAGCTCCCGAGAAGCCCGCCCCTAAACACGACGGGCGGCGCAGGATAAAGCGTAACGGACTCATGAAGATGTACATCCTGCAGCTTCTGTCTCGTGTTGTTTTCGAGATCGGCTTTCTCTTCGGCCAGTATATCCTGTATGGCTTTGAGGTCGCCCCCTCGTACGTGTGCACTCGCAGCCCCTGCCCACACACGGTGGACTGCTTTGTGTCACGTCCCACAGAGAAAACGATCTTTCTGCTGATCATGTATGCCGTGAGCTGTCTCTGCTTGTCTCTCACGGTGCTGGAGATTCTTCACTTGGGCCTCAGTGGAATCCGTGATGCTTTTCGGCGACGTTCGCGCAGGCATAGCGTTGCACGTCCCCGTGGAGCCACATGCAGACAGGTGCCCACCGCCCCACCTGGGTACCACACTGCCCTGAAAAAAGACAAACTGTCCATGGGATTGAAACCGGGGTATAACTTGGACTCGGGTCGGGAGTCTTTTGGTGATGAGTCATCTGCGCGAGACTTTGACCGACTGCGTAAACACCTAAAACTGGCCCAGCAGCATTTGGATATGGCCTATCAGAATGGTGAGGGCAGTCCTCTACGCAGCAGCAGCCCAGAGTCCAATGGCACGGCTGTTGAGCAGAACAGGCTCAACTTTGCTCAGGAGAAGCAGGGAAGCACATGTGAAAAAG gGATCAGTGCATGA